A region from the Streptosporangium sp. NBC_01756 genome encodes:
- a CDS encoding helix-turn-helix domain-containing protein, whose translation MANRISPTVRRRRLAAELRRLRQESGKNRDEVAVFVGCAPATITKIENASSTARPADVALLLELYGVTGRQREVLMALAREARQRGWWHQYSGAIPQWFEVYVGLEAEAAEIRSFQPEMIDGRLQTEGYMRALIQAEVNVPSPEAIDRNVAIRLKRQERLTSPDAPELWVVVGEAALRRVVGGVETMREQLQKLNEVSRLNNITVQVLPFRAGAHPGMQGGFHLLEFPEENDQGVVYVEYRQGSLYLERQPDVDAYAKLFDHLRARALGPDESRALITRMAEEALLGDHE comes from the coding sequence GTGGCGAACAGGATCAGCCCCACGGTGCGCCGTCGGCGACTGGCAGCAGAACTGCGTCGACTTCGGCAAGAATCCGGAAAGAACCGTGACGAAGTGGCGGTATTCGTCGGTTGCGCGCCTGCCACCATCACCAAAATCGAGAACGCCTCCTCAACGGCCCGTCCTGCTGATGTCGCCCTGTTGCTGGAGCTGTACGGAGTCACCGGGCGGCAACGGGAGGTTCTGATGGCGCTTGCCCGCGAGGCTCGTCAGCGTGGCTGGTGGCATCAGTACAGCGGAGCGATCCCGCAGTGGTTCGAGGTGTACGTGGGGCTGGAGGCGGAGGCCGCAGAGATCAGGTCCTTCCAGCCCGAGATGATCGACGGGCGCCTTCAGACAGAGGGGTACATGAGGGCTCTCATCCAGGCTGAGGTGAACGTCCCTTCGCCGGAGGCGATCGACCGTAACGTTGCCATCCGTCTCAAACGACAGGAACGCCTGACCTCCCCCGACGCACCCGAACTATGGGTTGTGGTGGGTGAAGCGGCACTACGCCGGGTGGTCGGCGGGGTCGAGACCATGCGTGAGCAACTTCAGAAACTCAACGAGGTCTCCCGCCTGAATAACATCACGGTGCAAGTGCTCCCGTTCCGGGCGGGGGCTCATCCGGGCATGCAGGGCGGTTTCCATCTGCTCGAATTCCCAGAGGAGAATGATCAAGGTGTCGTGTACGTTGAATATCGGCAGGGCTCCCTATATCTGGAACGGCAGCCGGATGTAGACGCCTATGCCAAGCTCTTCGATCATCTGCGTGCCAGGGCGCTTGGCCCCGATGAGTCACGTGCTCTGATCACACGTATGGCCGAAGAGGCCCTCCTAGGCGATCACGAGTAG
- a CDS encoding spore-associated protein A gives MHKLKRSTVVALGMAAALAASVVTSSPAMAASSPITVCGGGSYHVIDSHALGSYATIYLLYNGSTNCVVTVKKGAYAGNTKYVDAYLTRSDLNYTKIDHGYFKYYAGPVKISAAGKCVKWGGVYDAQGWTSGWGHCN, from the coding sequence ATGCACAAGCTCAAGCGGAGCACAGTGGTCGCACTCGGCATGGCGGCCGCGCTCGCCGCGTCGGTGGTCACGAGCAGCCCGGCCATGGCGGCGTCCTCTCCGATCACGGTTTGCGGCGGTGGTAGCTACCACGTCATCGACAGCCACGCCCTGGGCAGCTACGCCACCATCTACCTGCTCTACAACGGCTCCACCAACTGCGTGGTCACCGTGAAGAAGGGCGCGTATGCGGGCAATACCAAGTACGTTGACGCCTACTTGACCCGCAGCGACTTGAACTACACGAAAATCGACCACGGTTACTTCAAGTACTACGCCGGTCCGGTGAAGATCAGTGCCGCCGGGAAATGCGTCAAGTGGGGTGGCGTCTACGATGCGCAGGGTTGGACCAGCGGCTGGGGGCACTGCAACTGA
- a CDS encoding SigE family RNA polymerase sigma factor codes for MTTKKGRQLDDEPGFDSFVAEHADALLRYGYVLTGNPHDAADLVQEALLRLRGAWPRVRRKDSPQSYARTTMARLHISVWRRRRREHLTGEPPDQAGHEVFPSDGEQGLWEELSALPRRQRAVLVLRYYEQLTDAEIAKVLGISSGTVRSQASRGLDKLRSSLSPAPATYGSTR; via the coding sequence ATGACGACCAAGAAGGGACGACAGTTGGACGACGAACCCGGCTTCGACAGCTTCGTGGCCGAGCACGCGGACGCGCTGCTCCGCTACGGGTACGTGCTGACCGGAAACCCCCACGACGCCGCCGACCTCGTCCAGGAGGCTCTCCTACGGCTACGCGGCGCCTGGCCGAGAGTACGGCGCAAGGACAGCCCGCAGAGCTACGCGCGGACCACGATGGCGCGGCTGCACATCAGCGTCTGGCGGCGGCGCAGGCGTGAACACCTCACCGGAGAGCCGCCCGACCAGGCCGGTCACGAGGTCTTCCCCTCCGACGGGGAGCAGGGGCTCTGGGAGGAGCTTTCCGCGCTGCCCCGCAGGCAGCGGGCCGTACTGGTGCTGCGCTACTACGAGCAGCTCACCGACGCCGAGATCGCCAAAGTGCTCGGCATCTCCTCGGGAACCGTGCGCAGCCAGGCCTCGCGGGGCCTGGACAAACTGCGCTCCTCCCTCTCCCCCGCACCGGCGACCTACGGGAGCACGCGATGA
- a CDS encoding class I SAM-dependent methyltransferase: MSRSSAFDGADPENLARRASSFGGQAAAYARERPDYPDAAVSWALGPVSGRVPPRVLDLGAGTGKLTEVLLRRVAIADADADADAADADVADVVAVEPDAAMLAQLRDRLPGVRALPGSAEEIPLADGSVDAIVVGQAMHWFDLDRALPEMARVLVPGGVLAGLWNLDDDRVSWVDGLKRVAASTVSFTGWRPPEIPLQGTEFHTIEHAEFAHGQRRTAESMMATIATHSHVLTLGKPERTELTARVLDYLRSTPETAHGEFELPITTVVVRMQRR; this comes from the coding sequence GTGAGCAGATCATCCGCCTTTGACGGTGCCGACCCCGAGAACCTCGCGAGGAGGGCGTCATCGTTCGGCGGCCAGGCGGCCGCGTACGCGCGGGAGCGGCCCGACTATCCCGACGCCGCCGTGTCGTGGGCACTCGGACCCGTCTCCGGGCGCGTGCCGCCGCGTGTCCTGGATCTGGGGGCGGGGACCGGGAAGCTGACCGAGGTGCTGCTCCGCCGCGTCGCAATCGCCGACGCCGACGCCGACGCCGACGCCGCTGACGCCGACGTCGCCGACGTCGTCGCGGTGGAGCCCGACGCGGCCATGCTCGCCCAGCTCCGTGACCGGCTGCCCGGGGTCCGGGCGCTGCCCGGCTCGGCGGAGGAGATCCCGCTGGCGGACGGCTCGGTCGACGCGATCGTGGTCGGGCAGGCCATGCACTGGTTCGACCTCGACCGGGCACTTCCCGAGATGGCCAGGGTCCTGGTGCCGGGCGGAGTGCTGGCGGGACTGTGGAACCTCGACGACGACAGGGTCTCCTGGGTGGACGGCCTGAAGCGGGTGGCGGCCAGCACGGTGTCGTTCACGGGCTGGCGGCCGCCCGAGATCCCGCTGCAGGGGACGGAGTTCCACACGATCGAGCATGCCGAGTTCGCCCACGGCCAGCGCCGGACCGCGGAGTCGATGATGGCGACCATCGCCACCCACTCCCATGTGCTGACCCTCGGCAAGCCCGAGCGCACCGAGCTGACGGCGCGGGTCCTCGATTACCTGCGGTCCACTCCCGAGACCGCGCACGGCGAGTTCGAGCTTCCGATCACCACCGTGGTGGTCCGTATGCAGCGCCGCTGA
- a CDS encoding ABC transporter permease, which translates to MTMLVAPAVPRTWGERLRWTLTDGWIIARSNLVHWVRNPAAILNLLLYPVVMVLLFGYVFGSAMNVAGGGDYREFLMPGMFAQTMTLGVMSTMIVVTTGAARGITDRYRSMPISQSGVVLGRAFADMVNSVLELAILLGCGLVVGWSWHRGIGNALAAAGLLLLLRFALIWVGIYLGLILTPESASAAWMPLLPLTMLANTFVSPAQMPGWMGVIAEWNPLSATVAACRELFGNPGWGGDSWAAEHALPLAIGWPVLFTLIFLPLSARRYRRLGR; encoded by the coding sequence ATGACCATGCTCGTCGCTCCCGCCGTCCCCCGCACCTGGGGCGAGCGACTGCGCTGGACGCTGACGGACGGATGGATCATCGCCCGCAGCAACCTCGTCCACTGGGTGCGCAACCCCGCCGCGATCCTCAACCTGCTGCTCTACCCGGTCGTGATGGTGCTGCTGTTCGGCTATGTGTTCGGCAGCGCGATGAACGTCGCCGGAGGCGGTGACTACCGCGAGTTCCTGATGCCCGGCATGTTCGCCCAGACGATGACGCTCGGCGTGATGAGCACCATGATCGTCGTCACCACCGGCGCCGCTCGCGGCATCACCGACCGGTACCGTTCGATGCCGATCTCGCAGTCCGGGGTGGTGCTCGGCCGTGCGTTCGCCGACATGGTCAACTCCGTCCTCGAACTGGCCATCCTGCTCGGCTGCGGCCTGGTGGTCGGTTGGAGCTGGCATCGGGGGATCGGCAACGCCCTGGCCGCTGCGGGACTGCTCCTGCTCCTGCGCTTCGCATTGATCTGGGTCGGCATCTACCTTGGGCTGATCCTCACCCCCGAGTCGGCGAGTGCGGCGTGGATGCCGCTGCTGCCGCTCACCATGCTCGCCAACACCTTCGTCTCCCCGGCCCAGATGCCCGGCTGGATGGGGGTGATCGCCGAGTGGAACCCGCTGTCGGCGACGGTGGCCGCCTGCCGGGAGCTGTTCGGAAACCCCGGCTGGGGCGGCGACTCCTGGGCCGCCGAGCACGCGCTGCCGCTGGCGATCGGCTGGCCGGTGCTGTTCACACTGATCTTCCTGCCGCTGTCCGCCCGTCGTTACCGCCGGCTGGGCCGCTGA
- a CDS encoding glycerophosphodiester phosphodiesterase family protein, translating into MIGKVSFVVLVVLAGGATIITFDPPSSARSTSSIQHAHPIRPVSPARPGRPPQPAGIARPPTPARPPTPGRLPTAAQLPTATRPPSPARPLSPARPPAGGAGPASAGTEHGAHAPIVIAHRGASAFRPEHTLLAYEVAIQKGTDYIEPDLVSTKDHVLVVRHENELSATTDVGVHPEFAGRRTTKIINGTPVTGWFTEDFTFDELRTLRARERFPRRRPGSSAYDGQAWIPTLEEVVQLAQKHGVGVYPEIKYSSYFASIGLPIEAPLLEILRRHGWDDACDPVLIQSFETGNLKRLNSLTRLRLIQLIGSGNGLPYDLTKSGDPRTCGDLLAPDGLRQIAGYADGIGVTSARVVPIGPDGRSQPATSLIEDAHRQGLLVHVSTIRDENGKLPTDYRLGNPAARSYSRAAGNVRGWLERLFRLHVDGVLADNPGSARAIRDRLYPGP; encoded by the coding sequence GTGATCGGGAAAGTGTCGTTCGTCGTGCTCGTCGTGCTCGCGGGAGGGGCGACGATCATCACCTTTGACCCGCCGAGTTCGGCCCGTTCCACGAGCTCGATCCAGCACGCGCATCCGATCCGGCCGGTGAGCCCGGCTCGACCGGGGAGGCCGCCGCAACCGGCGGGCATCGCCCGTCCTCCGACTCCGGCCCGTCCTCCGACTCCGGGCCGGCTTCCAACTGCGGCTCAGCTTCCGACCGCTACCAGACCCCCGTCTCCGGCCCGGCCCCTGTCTCCGGCCCGGCCCCCGGCGGGGGGCGCCGGTCCGGCGAGTGCCGGGACCGAGCACGGCGCCCACGCGCCGATCGTCATCGCCCACCGGGGAGCCAGTGCCTTCCGGCCCGAGCACACCCTGCTCGCCTACGAGGTCGCCATCCAGAAGGGCACCGACTACATCGAGCCGGATCTGGTCTCCACCAAGGACCATGTGCTGGTCGTCCGACATGAGAACGAACTCTCGGCGACCACGGACGTCGGCGTTCATCCCGAATTCGCCGGCCGTAGGACGACAAAGATCATAAACGGCACCCCGGTGACCGGCTGGTTCACCGAAGACTTCACGTTCGACGAACTGCGCACCCTCCGCGCCCGCGAGCGCTTCCCCCGGCGGCGGCCGGGCAGCAGCGCATACGACGGCCAGGCGTGGATCCCGACCCTGGAGGAGGTCGTCCAGCTCGCGCAGAAGCACGGGGTGGGCGTCTACCCCGAGATCAAGTATTCGAGCTACTTCGCCTCGATCGGGCTGCCGATCGAGGCGCCCCTGCTGGAGATCCTGCGGCGCCACGGCTGGGACGACGCGTGCGATCCGGTGCTCATCCAGTCCTTCGAGACCGGCAACCTCAAACGGCTGAACTCCCTCACCCGGCTCCGGCTCATCCAGCTCATCGGCTCGGGGAACGGCCTGCCGTACGACCTGACGAAGAGCGGTGACCCGCGTACCTGCGGCGACCTCCTCGCCCCGGACGGCCTGCGGCAGATCGCCGGGTACGCCGACGGCATCGGGGTGACCAGCGCACGGGTCGTGCCGATCGGACCCGACGGGAGATCGCAACCCGCCACCTCGCTCATCGAGGACGCCCATCGGCAGGGCCTGCTGGTGCACGTCTCCACCATCCGCGACGAGAACGGGAAGCTTCCCACGGACTACCGGCTGGGCAATCCCGCCGCCCGGTCCTACTCGCGCGCCGCCGGGAACGTGCGAGGCTGGCTCGAACGGCTGTTCCGGCTCCACGTGGACGGAGTGCTCGCCGACAACCCCGGGAGCGCGCGCGCCATCCGGGACCGGCTCTACCCCGGTCCCTGA
- a CDS encoding DUF397 domain-containing protein, which produces MDSSHVIWRKSSFSGNGGADCVEVAVVPGDPALAGHKPDADELYLVRDSKDPDGPTLAFTHFEWDAFVKGVKADEFDG; this is translated from the coding sequence ATGGACTCTTCCCACGTCATCTGGCGCAAGAGCAGCTTCAGCGGTAACGGTGGGGCTGACTGCGTCGAAGTGGCGGTCGTTCCCGGCGACCCGGCCTTGGCGGGGCACAAGCCTGATGCCGACGAGCTTTACCTCGTCCGGGACTCCAAAGATCCCGATGGCCCGACACTCGCCTTCACCCATTTTGAGTGGGACGCGTTCGTCAAGGGTGTGAAGGCCGACGAGTTCGACGGCTGA
- a CDS encoding STAS domain-containing protein, whose translation MLSVPAKTPTDSNSPALPRPAHTVVRLCGDIDITSSPALRERLLVSLRSSTDLLVLDLSEASFHDPSGPAVLIGIQRRARPLGITVVLTSPRPQTTELLHVTGLERCLTIRPTLGDALGSGYVPAPREQPDTGRPDKEARSKGRPTVSVPKTTWTA comes from the coding sequence ATGCTCTCCGTCCCGGCTAAAACGCCCACCGACTCGAACTCCCCGGCCCTCCCCCGGCCCGCTCACACCGTCGTCAGACTGTGCGGGGACATCGACATCACCAGCAGCCCGGCACTGCGCGAACGCCTGCTCGTCAGCCTCCGGAGCAGCACGGACCTGCTCGTCCTCGACCTGTCGGAGGCGTCCTTCCACGACCCCTCCGGGCCGGCCGTACTGATCGGCATCCAGCGCCGCGCCCGGCCGCTCGGCATCACGGTCGTTCTCACCTCACCCCGGCCGCAGACGACCGAGCTGCTGCACGTCACGGGTCTGGAGCGCTGCCTCACGATCCGTCCCACACTGGGCGACGCGCTCGGCTCCGGTTACGTCCCCGCCCCCCGGGAGCAGCCGGACACCGGCAGGCCGGACAAGGAGGCCCGGTCCAAGGGGCGGCCGACGGTCTCGGTCCCGAAGACGACCTGGACGGCATAG
- a CDS encoding RNA polymerase sigma factor — MNDEAGFTHMFQEHYEAILRYAWRRVGPADAPDIAAETFKIAWEKYDSLPRDQPLPWLYVTARNLTSNLLRKEQRRDGLAGSLSEDVTRHGPEDDHAATVAARQTALAALNGLSDEDRELVLLVCWEGLDLRQAAAVVGCSRPTAAMRLHRVRKRLRHLLADQPQPTDRRPSYGRSAR; from the coding sequence TTGAACGATGAGGCCGGTTTCACCCATATGTTCCAAGAACATTATGAGGCGATCCTGCGGTACGCATGGCGGCGGGTCGGCCCCGCGGACGCCCCGGACATAGCCGCCGAGACATTCAAGATTGCCTGGGAGAAGTACGACAGTCTTCCCCGCGACCAGCCGTTGCCCTGGCTGTACGTCACCGCCCGGAATCTCACGTCGAACCTGCTCAGAAAAGAGCAGCGCCGAGACGGACTCGCCGGTTCGCTGAGCGAGGACGTGACGCGCCACGGTCCCGAAGACGATCACGCCGCCACCGTCGCCGCCCGTCAGACGGCCCTGGCGGCGCTGAACGGCCTGAGCGACGAGGACCGGGAGTTGGTCCTCCTGGTGTGCTGGGAGGGACTCGACCTCCGCCAGGCGGCAGCAGTCGTCGGCTGTTCCAGACCGACGGCGGCAATGCGGCTGCACCGCGTACGCAAACGGCTGCGGCACCTGCTCGCGGACCAGCCCCAGCCCACCGACCGCAGGCCGTCCTATGGGAGGAGCGCCCGATGA
- a CDS encoding TetR/AcrR family transcriptional regulator, giving the protein MSDSPESGTRSRTRRAILSAAASVLARDRTATLADIAEASEVGRSTLHRYFPDRHELVNATIIDSFKVVENATRDAAIDQGPPLAAMRRLIAAMVDVGDRLAFLFGDPGVLEEFSGCFEPDMSVPTTVGLIERGQADGVFDPQLSAEWIQQVLWALTYTGWEAAEKGLLSRHGVTPAVTRTFENGVVTVVTTESR; this is encoded by the coding sequence GTGAGTGACAGCCCGGAGTCCGGAACCCGCAGCCGCACGCGCCGCGCCATCCTCAGTGCGGCGGCCTCTGTCCTCGCCCGCGACCGCACCGCCACCCTGGCGGACATCGCCGAAGCCTCCGAGGTCGGCCGCAGCACACTGCACCGCTACTTCCCCGACCGCCATGAGCTCGTCAACGCGACCATCATCGACTCGTTCAAGGTGGTCGAGAACGCGACGCGGGATGCGGCGATCGACCAGGGGCCACCGCTCGCGGCCATGCGCAGGCTGATCGCGGCCATGGTGGACGTCGGCGACCGGCTGGCGTTCCTGTTCGGCGACCCGGGCGTGCTGGAGGAGTTCTCGGGCTGCTTCGAGCCGGACATGTCGGTGCCGACCACGGTCGGCCTCATCGAGCGCGGCCAGGCCGACGGAGTGTTCGACCCGCAGCTCAGCGCGGAATGGATCCAGCAGGTGCTGTGGGCGCTCACCTACACCGGGTGGGAGGCGGCCGAGAAGGGGCTGCTGTCCCGCCACGGGGTCACCCCGGCCGTGACCCGCACATTCGAGAACGGCGTGGTCACAGTGGTCACAACGGAGAGCCGCTGA
- a CDS encoding alpha/beta fold hydrolase, producing the protein MGTITTRDGIEIFYKDWGSGQPVVFSHGWPLNADAWDDQLLLVADNGFRGIAHDRRGHGRSTQAWNGNDMDTYADDLAELIEKLDLHDVILVGHSTGGGEVTRYIGRHGTGRVAKALLLSAVPPLMLKTESNPEGLPIEVFDDIRKGVKADRSQFYKDLSAPFYGANRSGSTVSQGLRDAFWLMSMQVGLKGAYDCVKAFSETDLTEDLKRFDVPTLIVHGDDDQIVPIVAAGLKSAKLVKDATLKVYPGAPHGLFATHQDEFNQDLLAFIKSS; encoded by the coding sequence ATGGGCACCATCACGACCAGGGACGGCATTGAGATCTTCTACAAGGACTGGGGCAGCGGACAGCCGGTCGTGTTCAGCCATGGCTGGCCGCTCAACGCCGACGCCTGGGACGATCAGCTCCTCCTGGTGGCGGACAACGGGTTCCGTGGGATCGCCCATGACCGCCGCGGGCACGGCCGGTCCACCCAGGCGTGGAACGGCAACGACATGGACACCTACGCCGACGATCTCGCCGAGCTGATCGAGAAGCTGGACCTCCACGATGTCATCCTCGTCGGCCACTCCACCGGCGGCGGTGAGGTGACCCGTTACATCGGCCGCCACGGCACCGGCCGCGTCGCCAAGGCGCTCCTGCTGAGTGCGGTCCCGCCGCTGATGCTCAAGACCGAGAGCAACCCGGAAGGGCTGCCGATCGAGGTGTTCGACGACATCCGCAAGGGCGTCAAGGCCGACCGCTCCCAGTTCTACAAGGACCTCAGCGCGCCCTTCTACGGTGCGAACCGGTCCGGATCGACGGTGTCGCAGGGGCTGCGCGACGCGTTCTGGCTCATGAGCATGCAGGTGGGCCTGAAGGGGGCGTACGACTGCGTCAAGGCGTTCTCCGAGACCGATCTGACCGAGGATCTCAAGCGCTTCGACGTCCCGACCCTCATCGTGCACGGTGACGACGACCAGATCGTGCCCATCGTCGCCGCCGGGCTGAAGTCCGCGAAGCTGGTCAAGGACGCGACCCTGAAGGTCTACCCCGGCGCCCCGCACGGCCTGTTCGCCACCCACCAGGACGAGTTCAACCAGGACCTGCTGGCCTTCATCAAATCTTCTTGA
- a CDS encoding MFS transporter produces MPFLRVPQAGAKRLAATLYAYMFLDDFILLYPVYALLFAETGLSTAEISSLFVIWSLTSLVLEIPSGVWADVFSRRLLLVLAPLLSAAGYALWIAAPSYGAFAVGFVLWGTAGALQSGAMEALVYTELERLDAAGRYAAVMGRARALSTVAVMVATAVAAPVLAWGGYPALAVMSVLACVLCAAVAMTFPEHRVKAQGEEGPGESPLRAYTAVLRDGVREARASRPIRRALLLVAGVTAVWGALEEYVSLLAAGSGVAAYAVPLLVLLVSAGVALGGLLAAAGRGLTDRGLAGVLGIGAAALAAGAVSGVAAGFFAIAGAFCLFQLATVLADTRLQERITGPARATVTSLAGLGTEVAGLGVYGVYAAASTVAGHGVIFAAFAVPYVVIAGALIMGGRSRPGDGRRSPGGELTSADPASPPGRSS; encoded by the coding sequence ATGCCTTTTCTGCGTGTGCCCCAGGCAGGTGCCAAGCGTCTGGCCGCGACGCTCTACGCCTACATGTTCCTGGATGACTTCATCCTGCTCTACCCGGTCTACGCGCTGCTGTTCGCCGAGACCGGACTGTCGACCGCCGAGATCTCCTCGCTGTTCGTGATCTGGTCGCTCACCTCCCTGGTCCTGGAGATCCCCTCCGGAGTGTGGGCCGACGTCTTCTCCAGGCGGCTGCTCCTCGTCCTGGCACCGCTGCTGAGCGCCGCGGGTTACGCCCTGTGGATCGCCGCCCCTTCCTACGGGGCGTTCGCGGTCGGTTTCGTGCTCTGGGGTACGGCGGGGGCGCTGCAGTCGGGTGCCATGGAGGCCCTGGTCTACACCGAGCTCGAACGGCTGGACGCCGCGGGCCGGTACGCCGCGGTCATGGGGCGTGCGCGTGCGCTCAGCACGGTCGCCGTCATGGTGGCCACGGCCGTGGCCGCTCCCGTGCTCGCCTGGGGCGGCTACCCGGCGCTCGCCGTGATGAGCGTGCTGGCCTGCGTGCTCTGCGCGGCCGTCGCGATGACCTTCCCCGAGCACCGGGTGAAAGCCCAGGGGGAGGAGGGGCCGGGCGAGAGTCCGCTGCGCGCCTATACCGCCGTCCTGCGGGACGGCGTGCGGGAGGCGCGTGCCAGCCGGCCGATACGGCGGGCGCTGCTTCTGGTGGCCGGGGTGACGGCGGTCTGGGGCGCGCTGGAGGAGTACGTCTCCCTGCTCGCGGCCGGCTCCGGGGTCGCCGCGTACGCCGTGCCGCTCCTGGTGCTCCTCGTCTCCGCCGGGGTCGCCCTCGGCGGTCTGCTCGCGGCGGCCGGGCGCGGTCTCACCGACCGGGGGCTCGCCGGAGTCCTGGGCATCGGGGCGGCGGCGCTCGCCGCCGGAGCGGTCAGCGGCGTCGCGGCGGGCTTCTTCGCGATCGCGGGGGCCTTCTGCCTCTTCCAACTGGCCACCGTGCTGGCGGACACGCGGCTCCAGGAGCGCATCACGGGTCCGGCCCGGGCCACGGTGACCTCGCTGGCCGGACTGGGCACGGAGGTGGCGGGCCTCGGTGTCTACGGCGTCTACGCCGCGGCCTCGACGGTGGCCGGACACGGCGTGATCTTCGCTGCCTTCGCCGTGCCGTACGTCGTCATCGCCGGTGCCCTGATCATGGGCGGTCGTTCACGGCCCGGTGACGGGCGGCGGTCGCCCGGCGGAGAGCTCACCTCAGCGGATCCCGCGTCTCCCCCGGGGCGGTCCTCATGA
- a CDS encoding ATP-binding cassette domain-containing protein — protein sequence MASFAVVAEGLRKRYGDTNALDGFDLAVPEGTVCGLLGPNGAGKTTAIRVLATLLRADAGRAVVAGLDVAAESAQVRYRIGLAGQQSAVDEILTGRENLEMWGRLYHLDAATARRRAEELLEQFGLTEASGKRVKHYSGGMRRRLDLAASFILAPRVLFLDEPTTGLDPRNRNEVWRAVRALAEFGSTVLMTTQYLFEADQLADRIAVLDAGRVIAEGTPERLKSMIGGDQLDLVLREAADLDAAARVMAGVAGAEPAADADARRLTAPVRDRIGALTEIMHELQQRGIAVEDVALRRPTLDEVFLSLTAEKVTP from the coding sequence ATGGCATCCTTTGCAGTCGTCGCCGAAGGGCTGCGCAAGCGGTACGGCGACACCAACGCTCTCGACGGGTTCGACCTGGCCGTGCCGGAGGGGACGGTCTGCGGTCTGCTCGGGCCGAACGGCGCGGGTAAGACGACCGCCATCCGCGTCCTGGCCACGCTGCTCCGGGCCGACGCGGGCCGCGCCGTCGTCGCCGGGTTGGACGTGGCCGCGGAGTCGGCGCAGGTGCGCTATCGCATCGGCCTGGCCGGTCAGCAGTCGGCGGTGGACGAGATCCTCACCGGCAGGGAGAACCTGGAGATGTGGGGGCGGCTCTATCACCTCGACGCCGCCACCGCCCGCCGCCGGGCCGAGGAGCTGCTGGAGCAGTTCGGGCTGACCGAGGCGTCCGGCAAGCGGGTCAAGCACTATTCCGGCGGCATGCGCCGCCGCCTGGACCTGGCCGCCTCCTTCATCCTGGCTCCGCGCGTGCTGTTCCTCGACGAACCCACCACCGGCCTGGATCCGCGCAACCGCAACGAGGTGTGGCGGGCCGTCCGGGCCCTGGCCGAGTTTGGCAGCACGGTGCTGATGACCACGCAGTACCTGTTCGAGGCCGACCAGCTCGCCGACCGGATCGCGGTGCTCGACGCGGGCCGGGTGATCGCCGAAGGCACCCCCGAGCGGCTCAAGTCGATGATCGGTGGCGACCAGCTCGACCTGGTCCTCCGCGAGGCCGCGGATCTGGACGCGGCCGCTCGCGTCATGGCCGGAGTCGCCGGAGCCGAGCCGGCCGCCGACGCCGACGCCCGGCGCCTGACCGCTCCCGTGCGCGACCGGATCGGTGCGCTGACCGAGATCATGCACGAGCTGCAGCAGCGTGGCATCGCGGTGGAGGACGTCGCCCTGCGCCGTCCGACGCTGGACGAGGTGTTCCTGAGCCTGACCGCAGAGAAGGTGACCCCATGA
- a CDS encoding DUF1876 domain-containing protein, whose protein sequence is MESKQWDVQIHISEDDEDDVTTAKAVLTTPDGRRRESVGYARRNPIDQPVPSIGDELAAGRALADLAGKLMREGAEDVAQLAGQAPGGW, encoded by the coding sequence ATGGAATCGAAGCAGTGGGATGTGCAGATACACATCAGCGAGGACGACGAGGACGACGTCACCACGGCCAAGGCCGTACTGACGACGCCTGACGGGAGAAGACGGGAGAGTGTCGGATATGCCCGGCGCAACCCCATCGACCAGCCTGTTCCGTCGATCGGTGACGAGCTCGCGGCAGGCCGCGCCCTGGCCGACCTGGCCGGCAAGCTGATGAGGGAGGGCGCCGAGGACGTCGCCCAGCTGGCCGGGCAGGCGCCTGGCGGATGGTGA